TGCACTGTcagcccgcgccgcgcgcacGCCACAACAGTGGCCTGCCTTTCCCTGCCGCTAGCTGCCGGCCAGCGGGCCAGACATCCCGTGGAGGAGCTCACGCACAAGGCACAACTCAACTAGCTAGAGCTCGCTGCTCGAATCTTTACACCGTCCCCATTTGAGTTATATATACACGGCTCGTTTGGCGCCACCTGATCGCCTGTGCGTCTTGGCTTAGCTAGCGCTCCAACCAAAACCACCATGTGCTCGATCTTGTTGAGCGAGTGAGTCATTCAGATTCAGTTAGCTTGAAGGAAGGGAGcgagggagggggaggagaaaCCTGAAGGAAGCAGAGCTTTGTTCTGAGCTGAACTTTTAGCGATATGGTGGCCGAGAAGCAGAGGAAGCCAGTAGATCAGGTAATGTATATAGTAAGAGGAGAGACGTTCTGTGTGgtcgatcttcttctttggtGCTTGAATATTGAATTCTGGTTGACATTGTGTGCAGGCGGTCTGGGCCTTCTGGCCCAAGGTGGTGCTCAAGAAATGGCTCAACCTCAGGAGCAAGGACTCCAACTCTAACACCAACAGCGAAGATgacctcgacggcgacgtGAAGATTCCCGGTGAGTCAGACGAGGAGAGCCGCCCCGCGGCGCCGTTCAGGCTTCTGCGGCGGCAGAACTCCGCGACGATGCGCGCCGAGTACATCGACACGAGGGAGCTCAGGGTCTTCGTGGGCACGTTCAACGCCGCCGGCatcccgccgtcgccgtcctccgGCCCGGACATCGCCGAGTGGATGGACATTGAccttgccggcggcgacggcgagcaggCTGACGTGTACGTGCTCGGGTTCCAGGAGGTGGTGCCGCTGAACGCCGGCGTCGTGTCCGGCGCGGAGGACCTCGGGCCGGGCATGGCGTGGGAGGAGCTGATCCGGGACACGCTGCGCCGGGCCGGCTCCAGGCCCAGGTGCCGGAGCCACCCGGCCACGCCGGCTCGCTCCTTCCACGGCGACGACACCGACACGTCGGACCGGGTCAGCCTCGCGTggccggagccgccgctgcACTTGCTGGCCAAGCTGACAACCGCCGACTTAGGCAACTACAatgagaagaaggagaagaaggattgTGAGCCGTTCGTGAGGATGGTGAGCAAGCAGATGGTGGGCATCTTCCTGACGGTGTGGGTGCGGCGAGAGCTCAGGAAATTCGTGCACAACATCAAGGTCTCCACCGTCGGCGTGGGCGCCACGGGCAAAGCCGGCAACAAAGGGGCGGTGTCGGCGAGCATGTCCATCCACCAGACCACCTTCTGCTTCGTGTGCACCCAcctggcggccggcgagcgccCCGCCGACCTCCTCAAGCGCAACACCGACGTGCACGAGATCCACCGCCGAACGCgcttctccgccgcctccaacGCCGCCGGCCTCGAGCTGCCCCGAGAAATCCACGACCACGAGTAatcgatcaatcaatcaataaTCACCACGCATCGATCCCTAGTACATTGCGTCGATCAATTCCATCACGAAATCTGACATGTTCTTCTGATTTGCAGGAGGATTTTCTGGCTGGGGGACCTCAACTACCGGATCGAGGTGCCGTACGATCGGGCACACGGGCTCGTGGCGGCCATGgactgggctgggctggcGGAGAAGGACCAGCTGAAGCGGGAGCTGCGGAAGGGGCGGGCGTTCGAGGGGTGGGCGGAGGGGGCGCTGGAGTTCGCGCCGACTTACAAGTACGAGATCGGGCCGCCGGCGCAGAAGAGCAGGTACATCGGGGACGACGGGAAGGGCGggaggaggacgccggcgtggTGCGACAGGGTGCTGTCGTACGGGAAagggctgcggctgctgcggtATACGCGGGTGGAGATGGCCACGTCGGACCACCGGCCCGTGGCGGCCACGTACGGCGCCGAGGTGGAGGTGTTCTGCGGGAGGAAGCTGCAGCGGGTGCTCGCGCTCACCACGGCCAAGGTGGAGCGCggggaggccgccgccgtcgtgccacggccgccgccggacctCGAGTTCTGATCTACGTGTGTTAAAATTCTGATTAGCACACTGCAGCTGCAGGAGGATGTTCATTAATTCGGTGTTATCTTTTGCTACTTGTTCTACTGCATTGCTGCGGATCAGTAGTGCATTTTTTGCGGGTTTCTCTGGCAAGACGGGCGTCGCGTGATCACTGATGAGAGATGTTTTTAACGAGTGAGAGAGTGTAGTGACTGGATAAATGGGGAAGTGTTGCCTCAGAAACCAGAATCCATTGTCACCGGCCTGTGTGTTAACATGTGGAATCGCGGAGCAGGCAGGGTGTTGTTTACGCGCACACTGGCTCAGCATAGTTCAGACAGCCAAGAGTAGTTGTGCTGTACCGTGGATGAGTTCCACGGAACGAAAAAACGCAGAGAGCAGGCCAAAATAGAAAAACGATCTGCACCAGCCGGGAATCGAACCCGGGTCTGTACCGTGGCAGGGTACTATTCTACCACTAGACCACTGGTGCTCACATTCAATTAACCGTTTTAAAATTATTTCTCATAAATGACCCAGACGAGCCCGTGGTCTATTGTGCTTACTCGTTATTTTTGGCCCGTATGACACAGAAGATCTGCTGCAGCCTCCCGTATATATATTTGTAGGACATATTGAGCTTCAGACGATGACAGCACAACTTGATCAAACATGTTTTGCATGATTAACCAACAGACACAATTAACTGGGTTGTCCTTACGAGACACAGGGAACCTAAAACTCTGCAATCCCCAATTCGAGTCAAACAACTGCCAATGGCGCAACATCTGTAGTCATGTGGAACATTGACCTTCGTAATTCTATAAAGaactaaaaatatttttcctatgtttTACTACCTCAGCTCGTTCATTTATTTGTATACAAATGCATAATGGCAGACTCACAATTTATTTCTCAGTGTACATTAGAGAACCCCCTTCACTTGGTCGTTTAGAGAGCTACtacctctgattctaaatatGAGAAGTTCTGTCTTTGTCTTCAGTCAAAATTTTCAAGTTTGACATAGTTTATAAGTATaatataaaatatatttattatataaacttggtcaatttaatttttttaatttaagaCAAAAAATGTGACTTCTTATACTTCccccgtcccatattaagtgacgtaatattacatgtatctagacgttttttagatacgtatacatgcatattttgacaaatttgagtcacttaatatgaaacgaagggagtatttaaAAACTAAGAGCAAATAGTTGTTGTGATTTGTTCTCAATGGGCAGCCCCTGGGAAACTAGGCCAGAAGTTATTGGGTCCAGGAGGCCAGGAAGCTGGTTGCTTGGTGCAATCATTAACTATTACCCAATGGATCAGAATTTAGAACGGCAGAGGAGCACACACACGTAGCCCAACCCGATCGATCGGATAGCAAATTCCCGGATTGAGTTTGGGGGGTTGAGTTAGCTGCTGCTAAGGTTTTTCTTGCAGCTTTTTTCTGGGCTGTGTGGAAGACCAGGAACAGGGCATGTTTTGAAAATGTCATGCCTTATGACCCCATTGGGGTGGTTTTTCAGATTTGTCACTGGATTGAGTTTTGCTCTGAATTGCAGAAAACAGAGGTGGAAAAAGCGCTGCGACAAGGAGCTAGGATGTTGAAGATGGTGGCTGCGGAGATCTTCAATCGTTACAGCGGCTGGGCTCCTCTCTGTCGAAGAATTCTGACGTGATATGTTGTGCCCTCATGGCCTGTACGCCTTGCGTGCCGCTGTTTCGCAGTTGTCTTTCTCCTCTGCGTTGTTGTAGCGTTGGCTGTGGATGATCTGCTGTTCTCATCTTCTCCGTTTTTTCGTTATCGGCTGCGACTGGTCTATCACCTGTTGCTCCACCTGTTCGGAGAAGTCTTTGTGTTTGcagttctgtttttttttcctttctgtttTAAACTTCTGTAAACTATACTATGTTTCATTAAGGAAACTGGGGGAACCCtttgataaaaaaagaagaagcaaattcCCGGTCGTTCGGCGTTGCCGTGCGTGCGCCAGGAGCGTTGCAATAGTGCAGCTGCGTCCGTTAGGctttgggtttttttttacactcCTTTGTAATTCAGTTCCATCACAGGACTCTCGAGCTTTTCTTAAGGCCTACTACTACAGAGCCCAAGTTGGCAGGCCCAAAAAGAACATTCGGACAAAGGCCtaaaagagaaaggaaaaaaacacgCACACGGGGCTGGAAACAGAGGTTACAGGCTAGTGAATCCAACGCTGAATTAATCAGACTCATCATGGAGATAGGACTGCAGTGATCTCTCGACCGAGTTCACAGAAACAAAAATTCCTCAGGAGCTCAGCCGAGCGAGAAGCAGCCGTGCCCAAAAATACATGTAGATCAGAAATCGaggtccggcggcggcggcggcggcacgacgacgacggcctcCCCGCGCTCCACCTCGGCCTTGGTCAGCGTGAGCGCCCGCTGCAGCTTCCTCCCGCAGAACACCTCCACCTCGGCGCCGTAAGTCGCCGCCACGGGCCGGTGGTCCGACATGGCCATCTCCGCCCGCGCGTACCGCAGCAGCCGGATCCCTTTCCCGTACGACAGCACCCGGTCGCAccacgccggcgtcctccTGCCGCCCTTCCCGTCGTCCCCGATGTACCTGCTcctgcccttcttcttcccccgcgccggcgccggcggcccgaTCTCGTACTTGTAAGTCGGTGCGAACTCCAGCACCCCCTCCGCCCACCCGTCGAA
The Brachypodium distachyon strain Bd21 chromosome 2, Brachypodium_distachyon_v3.0, whole genome shotgun sequence genome window above contains:
- the LOC100829688 gene encoding type I inositol polyphosphate 5-phosphatase 1; translated protein: MVAEKQRKPVDQAVWAFWPKVVLKKWLNLRSKDSNSNTNSEDDLDGDVKIPGESDEESRPAAPFRLLRRQNSATMRAEYIDTRELRVFVGTFNAAGIPPSPSSGPDIAEWMDIDLAGGDGEQADVYVLGFQEVVPLNAGVVSGAEDLGPGMAWEELIRDTLRRAGSRPRCRSHPATPARSFHGDDTDTSDRVSLAWPEPPLHLLAKLTTADLGNYNEKKEKKDCEPFVRMVSKQMVGIFLTVWVRRELRKFVHNIKVSTVGVGATGKAGNKGAVSASMSIHQTTFCFVCTHLAAGERPADLLKRNTDVHEIHRRTRFSAASNAAGLELPREIHDHERIFWLGDLNYRIEVPYDRAHGLVAAMDWAGLAEKDQLKRELRKGRAFEGWAEGALEFAPTYKYEIGPPAQKSRYIGDDGKGGRRTPAWCDRVLSYGKGLRLLRYTRVEMATSDHRPVAATYGAEVEVFCGRKLQRVLALTTAKVERGEAAAVVPRPPPDLEF